The genomic DNA GCAGATTGCCGAAACGTTTAAGGACGTGCCCAACTTCCTGTATCTGGGCCGGGGATACAATTTTCCGGTGGCGCTGGAAGGCGCGCTCAAGCTCAAGGAAATCAGCTACATCCACGCCGAGGGCTACCCCGCCGCCGAGATGAAGCACGGCCCCATCGCCCTCATCGACGAGAACATGCCAGTGGTCGTGATTGCGACCAAGGACAGCTCGTACGAGAAAGTGGTGAGCAATATTCAGGAAGTGAAAGCCCGCAAAGGCCGCATCATCGCCGTAGTGACGGAAGGCGACACGACTATCCCGGCAATGGCCGAGTTCGTAATCGAAGTGCCCGCGACCTCCGAAGTGCTGATGCCGCTGGTGTCAGTCATTCCGTTGCAGCTGCTGAGCTACCACATTGCCGTGCTGCGCGGCTGCAACGTGGACCAGCCGCGCAACCTCGCCAAGTCGGTGACGGTGGAGTAAATTATTGATTTTCTGATATTTATAATTTATAGAACGTCATGCTGAGCTTGCCGAAGCATCTCGCTCGAATCGTTGAGATAGTAATCCAGCGACGCGAGCGAGATGCTTCGGCAAGCTCAGCATGACGTTCTTCTTTAGCTGCAAATCCATCATTCGCCTCCTTCCCATGTCCCACCAAATCATCCTCACCGACCAGGCTCCCGCGCCCATTGGCCCTTATTCGCAAGCCGTGAAGGCGGGTAACACTGTGTACGTTTCGGGCCAGATACCGCTGAGCGCCGCTGGCCAGCTGGTCGGCGAAGGCGACGTGGCCGCCCAGACGCACCAGGTGCTGAAAAACCTCACGGCCGTGCTGGCCGCCGCCGGCTTGCAGCTGACCAACGTGGTGAAGTGCTCCATCTTCGTGAAAGACCTGGGTAACTTCGCCACTATCAATCAGATATATGGCACGTACTTCGACGAGGCCACCGCCCCGGCCCGCGAAACGGTGGAAGTAGCCCGTCTGCCGCGCGACGTGGAAGTGGAGATTTCCTGCGTCGCGGTGGGGTAGGGGCGTGTTGCACGGTGCGAACCCGCCTGCTCCAGGCCTTTCCGAAAGTTGCTTACGGGTGGAATTTCAATCCCTTCAAGGCCTTATCTACCTGCTTGTTTTCGCCATAGAGAATGACGCCGGCCAGGTCCAGCTCCTGGTCGGCGAGCTGGGCCATCACGGCCAGGTTTTCTGCCTCATTTTTGGTAGCGAACAACTGGCGCGGGTATGCCCCGATAGATACGCCGCGCTCCCTGGCCCGCTCAAAAACCTTGTGTACCTCGGCCGGCCCATCGGCCCGATATACCAGGATGGGCTGCTTCAGAAAAGGCAGCAGCGTGGTGCCCGAGGCCGACACCAGTGGTTGGCCGTGCGTTTCGGGAAACCGGATGGCTACCGCGCTGGCCAGGAAAGCCGTTACGTTCAGCTTCTGCCAATCGAGCAAGTCGGCGCTAAGCACCAAAGCAATTTTGTGGTCGTACATAGCAGTAAATTAAGTGGTTAATAACAATTCCATTTGAATGTTCAGGGCAAAAGCACCAAAAGGTAAGTTAGCGACCTTTGGGGATGGAAGAAGAAGTAGCGGATTTCTTTTGGCAGGTAACGGACTATCGGGTGGAGGGGCGCTGTCTACACGAGCTAAGCGATATTATTTGGCTGGTGCTGTGCGGCTTACTGGCTGATTGCGAAGATTTTGAGCAGATTTATGATTACGCCTGCGACAAACAGGCCGTGCTCGCTCAGTTTCTGAGCTTGCCCGCCGGCATCCCCTCGTCTTATACGTTGCAGCGCGTGTTCAGCCGCCTGAATCCCGTCGAACTTGAAGCCAGCCTCACCCACTGGGGGCAGGACATTATGCGGGTCCTGGCTGGGCAGCAGCTGGCCATCGATGGCAAGCAGGTGCGCGGCACCTGCCTGCCCGGCCAGCGCCAGGCCAGCGTGCAGCTGGTCAGCGTCTGGGCGACCGAACAGCGCCTATGCCTGGCCCAGACCCAAGTGGCCAGCAAAGCCAACGAACTCGTGGCCATCCCCCAAGTGCTCGACCTGGTGGAGGTAGCCGGCAGCGTGGTGAGCATCGATGCCATCGGCTGTCAGCGCGCCATTGCCACGACGCTGGTCGAGCGCCGGGCTGATTATGTGCTGGCCCTCAAGCAGAACCAGCGGACCCTCTTCGAGCAAGTGCAGGCCCACCTTGCCCCGCTACTGCGGCAGGAGCCGGCCTTTGTGAGCCGCGAAAAAGACCACGGCCGCGGCGAGGAACGCCGGGTATGGGTGAGCCGGAACCTGAATCTGGTGGAGGAAGCTGCCGAGTGGGCGGGCCTGGCGGCGGTGGTCTGCGTGCAGACCCGGCGCTGGCAACAGGGGCGGGAGCAGCACAGTACGCGCTACTACCTGAGCTCGCTGGCGCAAGCGAGTGCGGGCGAGTTGGCGGGCTATGTGCGCGGGCACTGGGGCATCGAAAACGACCTGCACTGGCACCTGGATGTCACCTTTGCCGAGGATGCCTGCCGGGTGCGCCAGGGCCACGCCCCGCGCAACCTCTCTACCCTACGCAAGCTGGCTCTCACCCTCTTACGACGTGAGCCAACGAAGATGAGTCTGCCACGCAAGCGCAAGAAAGCGGCTCGCGATGATGACTACCTCCGACAATTGCTCCGCCAGCTAGCTCCACAGCCCCCAGACGCTAACTAACCGTTTGGTGCTTTTGCCCTGTTTGAATGTTGCAGCGCTCATAAGGCGAGGGCTGGCCGGCTATGGTTTTCTGAAAGCCCAGCTTATGATACAGGGTTAGCGCGGGCTTGAGCCGGGTGTTGCTTTCGAGGTAGAGGTGGGTAGCCCCGCGCGCCTTGGCCCAGGCAATAGCGGCCTGCCCCAGCTGGTAGCCAATGCCCAGCCCCTGCGCGGCCGGCGCTACGGCCATTTTCGCCAGCTCGTAGCAGTGGTTGGGAAGGGCTAGCAGGGCGCAGGTTCCCACGGCCTGCCCTTGGTAAACTGCCAGCATAATGTGACCGCCGGGCTGCAAAATGTACTCGTCGGGGTGGTCGAGGGCCTTGAGGTCGGCGGCTTCCAGTTGGAAATAGCGCTCAATCCACTCCACGTTGAGGCGCTTGAAATCGGCCTGGTGGGCGGGCGTGTAGTCGAGCAGCTGCACTTCGCCGGCCAGCCGCTGCGTGCGCACGGCCTTTACGCGGCTAGCCAGTGGCTGGTGGGCCAGCGCGTATTCCAGTTCGCCGATGGCCAGCCAGAGGTTATGGCGGGTTTCAGCCAGCAGCGCTTCGGTAGCCTGGCGCACATCGGCGGTCTGCAGCTGCAGCTGCGGCCACAGGGCGCGGCCTTTCTCGCTGAGGCTTACCAGGCTGCGGCGCTGGTCGGCTTCGCCCCGCTGCACCTGCACTAATTCGTGGCGGGCCAGCTCCTTTACTACCTGGCTCACGGCGGCGTGGGTCTGGCCGATTCGCTCGGCAATGTCTCCCACGTGGCGACCTGGGGTAGTGGCCACCGCATAAAATACCGCGAACCAGCGCGGCTCGAACGGAACCTGATAGAGCCGATATACCTCGGCGGCCTGCCCGGTCATCGTATCAGTCAGGCGGCGGAGGCGGCTGCCTAGCGCGGCCGGACCTAGTTCCTCAAAAATATCCATGTCGCAAAAGTAAGTGAATTGTGTAAGTACTTACAAGTTTTGCTAAAGCCGAAATGCTGCTGTTTTGCGAGCCTCCCAGAGAAGGTATAGAATATGCCGGAAAATTGCCAATTAGATTTCCCTCTTTTCGGCTGAGAGAGCTTGGCCTCGCTATGTTGCTCACAGGCTCAGTGTTGCTGGCGTTGCCATCTATCAATCCTACTCTCCCCTATTTTTCCTGACCTGAATTGACAAGGGGGTCGTAGTGGATGGGCCATCTGGGGCGGCATTCCGCTGGTAGGCTTGCTGTTATGGCGCGTGTGCGGCCGGCGCATCCGGCAGGGGTGCGGTTAACTGAGCAGTAGCCAAGTCTACTAGTTGCGTGACTACTGCCGGGGTGAGAAAAATTTCGTGGCCTTGCCCTGGCAGCTCTAGAAGCTGGGCCGCCACGTGGTGCTTTCGAAGCGCGGCCACGTATTGCTGGCTGTATGCGGGCAGAGCCACTAGGTCGGCCAGCCCCGTAATGACCCGCACGGGCAAGCCGGCCCGCACTTGGCCCGCCATATCCTGGGGGGAGAGCAGGGGCACTGGCAGCCACCACAGCGGATTGAGCTGCTGCCAGGACATGTGCCGCCGAAAAGCTGGCACGTTGCAGGGACAAGCCGCCAGCACGGCCCCATCGGCTAGCAGGGGGTAGCGGCCCAGCACCGCCCCGACCAGCACGGCTCCGCCCGAATGCCCGGCCAGGATTATCCGGCGGGCGTGGTAGCGTCGCCGCAGTGCCTGAACGGTCGCCGCCACGGCATCTACGGCGGCGGGTGTATAGTTGTCACCGACGGTCAGGCCGCGGGTGCCGGGCGAGTGGTGTCCGGCAGAGTCGGTATAGCCGGGCCGCAGCAGGCCCACCGCCACCACGTCGGGCGCGGCCTGGGCCACCTGCTGGGCCAGCCGGTAATGATAGTCCGGTCGGTGAAACGGCGCATCGCCGTGCAGGATAACGACCAACACGGGCGTGGGCGTGCGATGAGCGCTGCCGTAAGCTTGGCCATAAAGCAGCGCTGGCGGGGTTGGCCACCAGGCCCGAGCCCAGGGCCAGGCCAAGCCGCCCACCACCAGAAATACCAAGCCCGTCCGCCACCAGCCTTTATTTTTCATCAGTGCAAAGAAAGGGGACGCGCTGCCTCGCTTAGCTGGTAGCCAGCCCCTTGGTAGGCCCGGCGCGACTAGCCGCGCCGGGCCAGGCTTACCTTTACGGCGCGTTTCGGCTGGTACGGAACGCGCTTTTGTTTTTGCATTATGACTGAAAGACCTGTCCGGGTGCGCTTTGCACCTTCGCCCACCGGGCCGCTGCACATTGGCGGCGTGCGCACGGCGCTATACAACTACCTGCTGGCCCGCAAGTTGGGCGGCACCATGATATTGCGCATCGAGGATACCGACCAGAATCGGTTTGTGCCGGGCGCGGAGGATTACATTCGGCAGAGCCTCGAATGGGTCGGCATTGAGCTGGACGAAAGCCCCTGGAAAGGCGGCCCGCACGCGCCCTACCGCCAGAGCGAGCGCAAGCCCATGTACCGCGAATACGCCGACCAGCTTATCCGCGACGGCTACGCCTACTACGCCTTCGACACGCCCGAGGAGCTGGACGTGATGCGCGAGCGCCTGCAAGCCGCCAAGGTGCCGAACCCGCAGTACAACAGCATCACCCGCGCCCAGATGCGCAACTCGCTGACCCTGCCCGAAGACGAAGTGCAGCAGCTGCTGGACAGTGGCACGCCCTACGTTATCCGCCTCAAGGTGCCGCGCAAGGAGGAAGTGCGCTTTCAGGATATGATTCGGGGCTGGGTGGTGGTGCATTCGAGCGCCATTGACGACAAAGTGCTGATGAAGTCGGACGGGATGCCAACTTACCACCTGGCCAATATCGTGGATGACCATTTAATGGATATCTCCCATGTTATTCGGGGGGAAGAGTGGCTGCCGAGCGCGCCGCTGCACGTGCTACTCTACCGCTATCTGGGCTGGGAGAAGACCATGCCGCAGTTTGCCCACCTACCCCTGCTGCTGAAGCCCGACGGCACTGGCAAGCTCAGCAAGCGCGACGGCGACCGGCTGGGCTTCCCGGTCTTTGCCCTGGAGTGGCACGGCACCGACGCCGAAACCGGCGAACCCACCGTGAGCCGTGGCTACCGCGAAGACGGCTACCTGCCCGAGGCACTAGTCAACTTCCTGGCCTTCCTGGGCTGGAACCCCGGCACGGCGCAGGAGATTTTCTCGATGGACGAGCTGATTCAGGCCTTTGAGATTGACCGCGTTAGCAAGTCGCCCGCCAAGTTCGACGTGGCCAAGGCCAAGTGGTACAACGAGCACTACCTGCGCGCCAAGCCCGATGCCGAGCTGGCACCTTACCTGCTCACGGCCCTGGCCGAGCACGGCATCGAGTGCTCTCAGGACAAGGCCGAGCAGGTAGTGGGCGTGATGAAAGAGCGCGTGAGCTTTCCGCAGGATTTCTGGCAGGAGGCCAAGTACTTCTTCGAAGCCCCGACCGAATACGACCAAACGGTTATCAGCAAAAAGTGGAACGCGCCGGTGAGCGCCGCGCTGGCCGCCTATGCCGACGCCCTACCCGCCAGTTCCGAGCCCAGCGCCAACGCGGAGGTGCTCAAAGCCATCTTTAACCAGAGCATGGAAGCCCAGGGCCTCAAGCCCGGCCAGGTGCTGCAAGCCCTGCGCGTGGCCGTGACGGGTGCCGCCGCCGGCCCCGACCTTTTCGAGACGCTGGCCATTCTGGGCACCGGCGAAGTAGCCCAGCGCCTGCGCGCCGCCGTGGAGCGCCTGGGATAATATTCGCGGCTCAACTAGAAAGCCCCACTGGTTGCAAAACCAGCGGGGCTTTCTGTTAAAACTATCTGAAAATGAGATTGATGTGCTAAAAGAACCTTGCCTCCGCAACGAGGGGATAGGGCCCGGCTAGTTGCGCAGCAGCGGCAGCGCCTGCCGCATGCCCGCGCCCTGCACCAGCACCAGGTAAGCGCCCTGGGGAAGCCCGGCAAGGTCGAGCGGGGCTAGTTCGGCGGCGGCTTGCTGCGTGCGCAGCACCCGGCCGGTGAGGTCCAGCACCTGCACGAGGTAGGGGCCGGCCGCCAGGCTGCTCAGGTCGAGCAGCGTCTGGCCCTGGCTGGGGTTGGGGTAGAGCGTGGCGGTGGCTTTCGGAGCCGCGAAACGGACGTTGCGCACGGGGCTGTAGGTAGTGGTGCCATCCACATCTACCTGCTGCAACCGGTAGTAGAGCGTGGTGGCTCCTAGCTGGCCGGCACCGCTGTCGGTGAAGGTGTAGTCGTGCGGGCTCAAGCCATTGCCCTGGCTGCGCACGGTCCCAATCGCCCGAAAAGCATCACCCGTAACCGAGCGCTCCACCGTGAAATGGTCGTTGTGCTGCTCCGTGGCCGTGTGCCACGTCAGGAGCGTCCCCTGCGGCGCGGCCGCTACGTCGAAGCGCGTCAGCTCAACGGGCAACGGCGATGTTAAGGCCAGCGAAAGGGTCGCCTTATTATTGCTGGCCACCGGGTCTGGAATGGTCGAGTTGGTAGGGTAGGCGTAGCCGGAAGTCAGGTCCAGGCCGATAGTGCTAAGCGCCGGCGCGAGGAAGGTCAGTGAGCTGTAAACATTTCCCCCAACCGCCAGAGTGACGGGCGCGAATTTTACCTGGCCACTCGTCGCATCGTAGGTGTAGCTGCTAGAAAGAGGCAAGTTGAGCCCCAACGGCAACTGGAGGGTAGGCGACACGTTATTAGCCATCTCGATGCCATTATTCCGCGTCGAAATGGTGTAAGTGAGCGGAGTGCCGACGTTAGCCGAAATCGGGCCATCAATGGCGCTGGCTACATCGGCCCCCGTCACGGTTATGGTTATTAGCGCCGGGTTCGACACCTTATCCACGATATCGCTGATAACGTAGGGCAGCGTTACCTCCCCGGCAAACGTGCCGATGGGCGTGAACGTCACTACCCCCTGGCTATCAACCGTAAACGTGCCCTGCCCAGCCACCGTGTACGTCTGCTGGATGCCCGGCGTGTCCGGGTCCAGGTCTACCGATTCGGGTTTCAACTCTGCCCCGATGCCGTGGTCGTTGGTCACGACATTGAGGATTACCGAGTGGTTATAAGGGGTTTGCGCCGCGTCGTCCACGGCGTAAGGGTTATCCAGAATGGCCAGGTTGCGGATTTCGTGGATATTGGTGTAGTCGCCCGTCGAGCCGGCGAAGCCCACCCGCAGGTTGGCGGGGGGCGCCGTTACCGTATAAGTATCCGTGGTAGTCGTTACGCTACGGCCGTGTTGCAGGCGAATGGTAATCGTGTAGCCTCCATTGGCCGGAATAACGTAGAGGTAGGCCTTGCGGTAGTCGTCGCTGCCGGGCTGAGCCCGCACGGTGGGCACATTGAGCGAAAAAGGCAAGGAGTTGCTGCCAGTCAGGTACGTATAGTCATCTGTGGCAGCGCCTCGCAGGGCCACCGCCTGGGGCCGGTAGCCGGGGCCTCCCACCCGGCCCTCATTGGCCTGCGAGTAATTACCAAACTCATCGAGGCCAATACCCAGGTAGCCTCTCGACACGCCGGGCAATGAGCCGGAATTCTTGGCTATCTGGGCATAGCCTAGCGAGCCGCCGTAGGCCCCGATGCTGAACTGACCACTGGTTGGGTCAGTGCCATTGGCATCTACCATGAACACGCTGAGGCCATCGGCCCCGGTCGGGGTGCCCCCATACGAGAAAAACTCGAAGGAGATGCTGAAGCCTTTGGACGATGGAAACGTGCCGTTGAGCACGGCGTAGCCCGCCTGGTTGTTGGTGGCCGAGGTGAGGCGCAGGTAGCCCGGCGCTGCGGTGGTGCCAGTGAGCGTGGCGCTGCCTCCCAGGGTAAAATTAGGGGTAGCCGCGTCCGTAAACCCTTCATTAATAGGAAACTGTGCCTGGGCAGCCAGGCTGCTCGCCAGGAGGCAGCCCGTGGCCAGCAAAGTCGTTAAAAAGCCCCGTGCTTCCTTAATGCTTCGTCCACGGGCCGGTAACGGCCGGGCTGCCAGCGTGATAGGTATGATTTTTTTCATGAGTAGCAATAGAAAGGAAAT from Hymenobacter psoromatis includes the following:
- a CDS encoding reactive intermediate/imine deaminase, which translates into the protein MSHQIILTDQAPAPIGPYSQAVKAGNTVYVSGQIPLSAAGQLVGEGDVAAQTHQVLKNLTAVLAAAGLQLTNVVKCSIFVKDLGNFATINQIYGTYFDEATAPARETVEVARLPRDVEVEISCVAVG
- a CDS encoding MarR family transcriptional regulator; translated protein: MDIFEELGPAALGSRLRRLTDTMTGQAAEVYRLYQVPFEPRWFAVFYAVATTPGRHVGDIAERIGQTHAAVSQVVKELARHELVQVQRGEADQRRSLVSLSEKGRALWPQLQLQTADVRQATEALLAETRHNLWLAIGELEYALAHQPLASRVKAVRTQRLAGEVQLLDYTPAHQADFKRLNVEWIERYFQLEAADLKALDHPDEYILQPGGHIMLAVYQGQAVGTCALLALPNHCYELAKMAVAPAAQGLGIGYQLGQAAIAWAKARGATHLYLESNTRLKPALTLYHKLGFQKTIAGQPSPYERCNIQTGQKHQTVS
- a CDS encoding glutamate--tRNA ligase; this encodes MTERPVRVRFAPSPTGPLHIGGVRTALYNYLLARKLGGTMILRIEDTDQNRFVPGAEDYIRQSLEWVGIELDESPWKGGPHAPYRQSERKPMYREYADQLIRDGYAYYAFDTPEELDVMRERLQAAKVPNPQYNSITRAQMRNSLTLPEDEVQQLLDSGTPYVIRLKVPRKEEVRFQDMIRGWVVVHSSAIDDKVLMKSDGMPTYHLANIVDDHLMDISHVIRGEEWLPSAPLHVLLYRYLGWEKTMPQFAHLPLLLKPDGTGKLSKRDGDRLGFPVFALEWHGTDAETGEPTVSRGYREDGYLPEALVNFLAFLGWNPGTAQEIFSMDELIQAFEIDRVSKSPAKFDVAKAKWYNEHYLRAKPDAELAPYLLTALAEHGIECSQDKAEQVVGVMKERVSFPQDFWQEAKYFFEAPTEYDQTVISKKWNAPVSAALAAYADALPASSEPSANAEVLKAIFNQSMEAQGLKPGQVLQALRVAVTGAAAGPDLFETLAILGTGEVAQRLRAAVERLG